The following are encoded together in the Phragmites australis chromosome 19, lpPhrAust1.1, whole genome shotgun sequence genome:
- the LOC133899929 gene encoding probable carboxylesterase 18 encodes MAETPPAPQKPKPPMSRLMRFSLRVVDRVTDATRRADGTLNRFALSLLDPRVPAISSPCRGVASRDVVLDRALRLRARLFHPAKATSSPGAPLPVIVFFHGGGFAFLSAASPAYDAACRRIARYASAAVLSVDYRRAPEHRFPAPYDDGLAALRFLDDPKNHPFPLDVSRCFLAGDSAGGNIAHHVARRYAADAASFRNVRLAGVVAIQPFFGGEERTPSELRLDGAAPIVSIARTDWMWRAFLPPDADRTHEAANFASPAAAAGLDSPAFPPVLLTIGGYDPLQDWQRQYGDMLRGMGKDVRVVEYPDAIHAFYVFSDFDDARDLMVRIAEFVAESGAGGSSQ; translated from the coding sequence ATGGCAGAGACGCCACCGGCGCCGCAGAAGCCGAAGCCGCCGATGTCGCGGCTCATGCGGTTCTCCCTCAGGGTCGTCGACCGCGTCACGGACGCCACCCGCCGCGCCGACGGCACGCTGAACCGCTTCGCGCTCTCCCTGCTGGACCCGCGCGTCCCGGCCATCTCCTCCCCGTGCCGCGGCGTCGCCTCCCGGGACGTCGTCCTCGACCGCGCCCTCCGCCTCCGCGCGCGCCTCTTCCACCCGGCGAAGGCGACGTCCAGCCCCGGCGCCCCCCTCCCAGTGATCGTTTTCTTCCACGGCGGCGGGTTCGCGTTCCTCTCCGCGGCGTCCCCGGCCTACGACGCGGCCTGCCGCCGTATCGCGCGGTACGCCTCCGCGGCTGTGCTCTCCGTCGACTACCGCCGCGCCCCCGAGCACCGGTTCCCGGCGCCCTACGACGACGGGCTTGCGGCGCTCCGCTTCCTAGACGACCCCAAGAACCATCCCTTTCCACTCGACGTCTCCCGCTGCTTCCTCGCTGGCGACAGCGCCGGCGGCAACATTGCCCACCACGTCGCGCGCCGCTACGCCGCGGACGCCGCCTCCTTCAGGAACGTCCGCCTCGCGGGAGTCGTTGCCATCCAGCCCTTCTTCGGCGGCGAGGAGCGGACCCCGTCCGAACTCCGCCTCGACGGCGCCGCGCCCATCGTGTCTATCGCGCGCACCGACTGGATGTGGCGCGCGTTCCTGCCTCCCGACGCAGACCGCACCCATGAGGCCGCCAACTTCGCCTcccccgcggccgccgcggggcTCGACTCCCCGGCGTTCCCGCCGGTGCTGCTGACCATCGGCGGCTACGACCCGCTGCAGGACTGGCAGCGGCAGTACGGCGACATGCTGCGGGGCATGGGCAAGGACGTCCGCGTGGTGGAGTACCCGGACGCCATCCACGCGTTCTACGTCTTCTCGGACTTCGACGACGCGCGCGACCTCATGGTACGCATCGCCGAGTTCGTCGCCGAGAGCGGTGCCGGCGGCAGCAGCCAGTGA